Proteins found in one Magnetofaba australis IT-1 genomic segment:
- a CDS encoding recombinase family protein gives MTKTRCAIYTRKSTDEGLDKEFNSLDAQREACEAYIASQKSQGWMLIHDDYDDGGYSGGDMERPGLQRLLKDIENGLVDCVVVYKIDRLSRSLSDFTKMVDLFDAHHVSFVSITQSFNTATSMGRLTLNMLLSFAQYEREITAERIRDKFAASRKKGMWMGGNPPLGYDVRARRLEINPDEAALVRLIFDRFIEIGSSTKLCKELTAAGHTTKSWTAQTGRFNPGKRFDKTALYRILNNRVYLGEVVFKTEVYPGEHEAIITPRQWEQVHAILEQNNRRGKRPIRADSPFPLKGIMQCGHCNRAMTTSHTRKQGKHYRYYVCMTATKHSYGDCDIRNISAGEIEALILAHIEHLVRAPEVVARVWRQTNDGAGPAYSENSIVEVLKAIEPIWAELFPGEQGRLIQLLVRRVTLREDQLQIQLRIEGFEQLIEEFQTQEAA, from the coding sequence ATGACGAAAACCCGCTGCGCCATCTACACCCGCAAATCCACCGACGAAGGGCTGGACAAGGAGTTCAACTCACTTGATGCCCAGCGCGAAGCGTGCGAGGCCTACATCGCCAGTCAGAAATCCCAGGGCTGGATGCTCATTCATGACGACTATGACGACGGCGGCTACTCCGGCGGCGACATGGAGCGCCCGGGGTTACAGCGTCTGCTGAAGGACATTGAGAATGGACTGGTCGACTGTGTCGTCGTGTACAAAATCGACCGGCTTTCCCGCTCGCTTTCTGACTTTACCAAAATGGTCGACCTCTTCGACGCCCATCATGTCTCCTTCGTCTCCATCACCCAGAGCTTCAACACCGCCACATCCATGGGCAGGCTCACACTGAACATGCTCCTCTCCTTCGCCCAGTACGAACGCGAAATCACCGCCGAGCGCATCCGCGACAAGTTCGCCGCCAGTCGCAAAAAGGGCATGTGGATGGGCGGCAATCCGCCCTTGGGCTACGATGTGCGCGCCAGACGGCTGGAGATAAATCCTGATGAGGCGGCGCTGGTGCGCCTTATCTTCGACCGCTTTATCGAAATTGGCTCCTCCACCAAGCTCTGCAAAGAACTCACCGCCGCTGGCCACACCACCAAGTCCTGGACTGCGCAGACCGGGCGCTTCAATCCCGGCAAGCGGTTTGACAAAACCGCGCTCTACCGCATCCTGAACAACCGCGTCTACCTGGGCGAGGTGGTGTTCAAGACCGAAGTCTACCCCGGCGAGCATGAGGCCATCATCACCCCGCGGCAGTGGGAGCAGGTCCACGCCATCCTCGAGCAGAACAATCGGCGCGGCAAGCGGCCCATTCGCGCCGACAGCCCCTTCCCGCTCAAAGGCATCATGCAGTGTGGCCACTGCAACCGGGCCATGACCACCAGCCACACCCGCAAACAGGGCAAGCACTATCGCTACTACGTCTGCATGACCGCCACCAAACACAGCTACGGCGACTGCGACATTCGCAACATCTCCGCCGGGGAGATTGAGGCGCTCATTCTGGCCCACATTGAGCACCTGGTGCGCGCCCCCGAAGTGGTCGCCCGCGTCTGGCGGCAGACCAACGATGGCGCCGGTCCCGCCTACTCTGAAAACAGCATCGTCGAAGTCCTCAAAGCCATAGAGCCCATCTGGGCGGAGCTCTTCCCCGGAGAGCAGGGGCGACTCATTCAGCTGCTGGTGCGGCGCGTCACGCTGCGTGAAGACCAGCTTCAGATTCAGCTGCGCATTGAAGGCTTTGAGCAACTCATCGAGGAATTCCAGACCCAGGAGGCCGCATAA
- a CDS encoding glycosyltransferase family 2 protein — protein sequence MRISIVMPVHNAATTLPTCLQSIVNQTCRDFDMVAVDDGSIDGSAALIEQWGAQSGVAVTLLQPGRVGLATALQLGLEAARGAYVARMDGDDVMAPQRLAKQAAFLDANSHIDVVATQARIVPEAARNPGLDRYMAWQNGCLTPEQIAREIYWESPIAHPTTMCRRRVVLAHGGYREGDFPEDYELWLRLIHAGVKLAKLPEVLLDWRDSPTRFSRADPHCARAAFDRVRADYLARDARITGARPVAVWGAGRRTRRRLDGLWARGVASVAWIDIDARKIGNRIQGAPVVAPEWLRDTAPHPFVLAAVASHGARELIEADLSDMGYQPGEDYLMVG from the coding sequence ATGCGAATTTCCATTGTGATGCCGGTGCACAACGCCGCAACGACGCTGCCCACGTGTCTACAGAGTATAGTAAACCAAACCTGTCGCGATTTCGACATGGTGGCGGTGGATGATGGCTCGATTGATGGCTCGGCGGCGTTGATCGAACAGTGGGGCGCGCAGAGCGGCGTGGCGGTGACGCTGCTGCAGCCGGGGCGGGTGGGGCTGGCCACGGCGCTGCAGTTGGGGCTGGAGGCGGCGCGTGGGGCGTATGTGGCGCGCATGGATGGCGATGATGTGATGGCCCCGCAGCGGTTGGCCAAGCAGGCGGCTTTTTTGGACGCCAATTCGCACATCGACGTGGTGGCGACCCAGGCGCGCATTGTGCCCGAGGCGGCGCGCAACCCAGGTCTGGATCGCTATATGGCGTGGCAGAACGGCTGTTTGACGCCGGAGCAAATCGCCCGGGAGATCTACTGGGAGTCGCCCATTGCCCACCCGACCACCATGTGTCGGCGGCGGGTGGTGTTGGCCCATGGCGGCTATCGGGAGGGGGATTTCCCCGAGGATTACGAGCTGTGGCTGCGCTTGATCCACGCCGGGGTCAAGTTGGCCAAGCTGCCGGAAGTGTTGCTGGATTGGCGCGATTCGCCGACGCGCTTCTCCCGCGCCGACCCCCACTGCGCGCGCGCCGCGTTCGATCGGGTGCGCGCCGACTACCTGGCGCGTGATGCGCGCATAACCGGAGCGCGCCCGGTGGCGGTGTGGGGGGCGGGGCGGCGCACGCGGCGGCGGCTGGATGGATTGTGGGCGCGCGGCGTGGCGTCGGTGGCGTGGATCGATATCGATGCGCGCAAAATCGGCAATCGCATTCAGGGCGCGCCGGTGGTTGCGCCAGAGTGGCTGCGGGATACCGCGCCGCACCCTTTTGTGCTAGCCGCCGTGGCCAGCCATGGCGCGCGGGAGTTGATTGAGGCGGATCTGTCCGACATGGGCTATCAACCCGGCGAAGATTACCTGATGGTGGGATGA
- a CDS encoding GAF domain-containing sensor histidine kinase, with amino-acid sequence MIEPSALPVIWFDDAPPGGETLRRAFDETPELRIRLLRLEPMPESDRFEQGAVIILHLQKTTELAALLSLYNQIQNRACAPAPILILADLSPDLSARLLDYGVRDILPTNCPPEFLQQRIVLHRAHAHQTRQGATRDPLDSGKLYCQESAYLVSRLDSGVTIWRHQHNEPQDPLICCWLNDAANAFFVGPNNSGIWMKPQEVHPDAQEIEFYDACLDTLKHQQSVHMPPQEIQTRQGARWMEIRCLPLSADRVGVVYRDVTHLKRAVDKQTQSLQQAMQEQSDISARLQRSVEIEQAAHANQQVIHQITRLALQLAPLKDILNQALSIILALPQFNMLPKGAIFLTDDNQPDVLLLATHQGVEDSPIPTLCSAVTYGYCVCGRLAQQPETDLLITKGCSQEEDLHDLQYPEISPHGHMAVKILGKRRKLLGVITLYITVGGHISEREQRLIRTIANTLGSLIEIKNAEKAALAAEQAKSEFLANMGHELRTPLHGILGFSERALKRLESTQCEESDKLKRYMTNVQRGGQRLLELLNDLMDLAKLEAGRMRFIKRNADLADVVRMACDEFDALSKERDLEVQVTLLAQETIALMDEGKMLQVVRNLLSNAIKFSEPGGVIELLLDKDAMRGGRRKNDPEIVPAVHLCVRDHGVGVPENELELIFDRFVQSSKTKTGAGGTGLGLAICQEIVSAHHGRIWAELTHGGGTELHVMIPSIMPFAPKDAPRDPSE; translated from the coding sequence ATGATTGAACCCAGCGCACTGCCTGTTATTTGGTTCGACGACGCTCCGCCCGGCGGCGAAACGCTGCGTCGGGCGTTTGATGAGACGCCCGAGCTGCGCATACGCCTGCTGCGGCTGGAGCCGATGCCGGAGAGCGACCGTTTTGAACAGGGAGCGGTGATCATCCTGCACCTGCAAAAGACCACTGAGTTGGCGGCGCTGCTGTCGTTGTACAATCAGATACAAAATCGCGCCTGCGCCCCGGCGCCGATTCTGATTCTGGCGGATCTCTCCCCGGATCTGAGCGCGCGTCTGCTCGATTATGGCGTGCGCGACATTCTGCCCACCAACTGCCCGCCGGAGTTTCTGCAGCAACGCATCGTGCTGCATCGGGCCCACGCCCACCAGACCCGCCAAGGCGCCACCCGCGACCCTCTCGACAGCGGCAAACTCTACTGCCAGGAGAGCGCCTATCTGGTCAGTCGGCTCGATAGCGGCGTGACCATCTGGCGGCATCAGCACAACGAACCGCAAGATCCGTTGATCTGCTGTTGGCTCAACGACGCCGCCAACGCCTTTTTCGTCGGTCCCAACAACTCCGGCATCTGGATGAAGCCGCAAGAGGTGCATCCAGATGCGCAGGAGATCGAGTTCTACGACGCCTGCCTGGATACCCTCAAGCATCAGCAAAGCGTGCACATGCCGCCGCAGGAGATCCAGACCCGCCAGGGCGCGCGCTGGATGGAGATCCGCTGTCTGCCGCTGTCGGCGGATCGCGTGGGGGTGGTCTATCGCGACGTCACCCACCTGAAGCGGGCGGTGGACAAGCAGACCCAATCGCTGCAGCAGGCAATGCAGGAGCAGAGCGACATCTCCGCGCGCCTGCAACGCAGCGTGGAGATCGAACAGGCGGCCCACGCCAACCAGCAGGTGATCCACCAGATCACCCGCCTGGCGCTACAACTGGCCCCGCTGAAGGATATTCTCAATCAGGCGCTCAGTATCATCCTGGCGCTGCCGCAGTTCAACATGCTGCCCAAAGGGGCGATCTTCCTCACCGACGACAACCAGCCCGACGTGCTGCTGCTGGCCACCCATCAGGGGGTGGAGGATAGCCCCATCCCCACCCTGTGCAGCGCCGTCACCTATGGCTACTGCGTCTGCGGACGCCTGGCGCAACAGCCGGAAACCGACCTGCTGATCACCAAAGGCTGCTCGCAGGAGGAGGATCTGCACGATCTGCAATATCCGGAGATCTCACCCCATGGCCATATGGCGGTGAAAATTCTGGGCAAACGGCGCAAGCTGCTGGGCGTGATCACCCTCTACATCACCGTTGGCGGCCACATTAGCGAACGCGAGCAGCGGCTCATCCGCACCATCGCCAACACCCTGGGCTCGCTTATCGAGATCAAGAACGCCGAGAAGGCGGCGCTGGCCGCCGAACAGGCCAAGTCGGAGTTTCTGGCCAATATGGGCCATGAGCTGCGCACCCCGCTGCACGGCATCCTCGGCTTCTCCGAACGCGCGCTCAAACGCCTGGAGAGCACCCAGTGCGAGGAGTCCGACAAGCTCAAACGCTACATGACCAACGTGCAACGCGGCGGTCAGAGGCTGCTGGAGCTGCTCAATGATCTGATGGATCTGGCCAAGCTGGAAGCGGGCCGCATGCGTTTTATCAAACGCAACGCCGATCTGGCCGATGTGGTGCGCATGGCCTGCGATGAGTTCGACGCCCTGAGCAAAGAGCGTGATCTGGAGGTACAGGTCACCCTTCTGGCGCAGGAGACCATTGCGTTGATGGATGAAGGCAAGATGCTGCAAGTGGTCAGAAACTTGCTTTCCAATGCGATTAAGTTCTCTGAACCCGGCGGCGTCATCGAACTGCTGTTGGACAAGGACGCCATGCGCGGCGGACGACGCAAAAATGACCCGGAGATCGTGCCCGCCGTGCATCTGTGCGTGCGCGACCACGGCGTGGGCGTGCCGGAAAACGAGCTGGAGTTGATCTTCGACCGCTTTGTGCAGTCGAGCAAAACCAAAACCGGCGCTGGCGGCACCGGACTGGGGCTGGCCATCTGCCAAGAGATTGTCAGCGCCCACCATGGACGGATTTGGGCGGAATTGACCCATGGCGGCGGCACCGAACTGCATGTCATGATTCCCAGCATCATGCCGTTTGCGCCCAAGGATGCGCCGCGCGACCCCTCTGAATGA
- a CDS encoding XRE family transcriptional regulator — protein sequence MSTFATRLREARTALKLSQMALAKRARVSQGLIHKLEHEGDGSTTRLLQIAEALNVRPEWLANGEEPRRWGSPKLMGADEAHLPKGAPQKTEPTAHGYTLIPRFSVEASAGSGNEILQEEVLDRLAFQTAWLEEKNLDPRFLGIIQAMGDSMTPTLCDGDTLLVSMNQRQAMDGRIFVLRSSTGLFVKRLRILPGKTQLISDNDKYPPYEISADQSDQWEIIGRVIWVGRELL from the coding sequence ATGAGCACATTCGCAACACGCCTGCGCGAAGCGCGCACCGCCCTTAAACTCTCGCAAATGGCTTTGGCCAAACGCGCCAGGGTCAGCCAGGGCTTAATCCACAAACTCGAGCATGAGGGCGACGGTTCCACCACCCGTCTCTTGCAGATCGCCGAGGCTCTCAATGTGCGCCCGGAATGGCTAGCCAATGGCGAGGAGCCGCGCCGCTGGGGCTCGCCCAAACTGATGGGCGCAGACGAAGCCCACCTCCCCAAAGGGGCGCCACAGAAAACAGAACCGACTGCGCACGGATATACCCTGATACCCCGCTTTTCTGTAGAGGCTAGCGCAGGGTCTGGGAATGAGATCCTTCAAGAGGAAGTGCTGGATAGACTGGCTTTTCAGACCGCATGGCTGGAAGAGAAAAATCTCGACCCGCGCTTTCTGGGTATCATTCAGGCCATGGGCGACAGCATGACGCCGACGCTTTGCGATGGCGACACACTATTGGTTTCCATGAATCAGCGCCAAGCAATGGACGGCAGAATCTTTGTGCTGCGCTCTTCCACCGGTCTCTTTGTTAAACGACTTCGAATCCTACCAGGCAAGACCCAACTGATCAGTGACAACGACAAATACCCGCCCTACGAGATAAGCGCTGATCAATCCGACCAGTGGGAGATCATTGGCCGCGTCATTTGGGTTGGACGCGAACTGCTGTAA
- a CDS encoding response regulator — protein sequence MADTPIVLVVDDDPLNRELLDDLLEEEHYEVLLAEDGEDGWKVMQERRGAIDVVLLDRMMPRLDGLSLLKRVKEDPELKKIPVVFQTAKTSQEEIQEGLRAGAYYYITKPFDQNTLLAVVQTAIAERRDFRQLQTEAKRFSSIMKLMKSGAFEFRTLDEGLDLAAFLASLCPDPDQVAMGLSELLINAVEHGNLGITYEEKSALNLQGAWIQEVERRLDLPEHCEKSVSVTYAMDDEGDLHFFIEDEGHGFDWEKYLEFDPKRAFDTHGRGIAMSRAMSFKNLIYTEPGNKVLAIVDGKHANPDSDDDAQ from the coding sequence ATGGCGGACACCCCCATCGTTCTGGTCGTTGACGACGACCCCCTCAACCGCGAGTTGCTCGACGATCTACTCGAAGAGGAACACTATGAAGTGCTGCTGGCGGAAGATGGCGAAGATGGCTGGAAGGTGATGCAGGAGCGCCGTGGCGCCATCGATGTGGTGCTGCTGGACCGCATGATGCCGCGTCTGGATGGCTTGAGCCTGCTCAAGCGGGTCAAAGAGGACCCGGAACTGAAGAAGATCCCGGTGGTGTTCCAGACCGCCAAGACCTCCCAGGAGGAGATCCAGGAGGGGCTGCGCGCCGGGGCTTACTACTACATCACCAAACCGTTTGACCAGAATACGCTGTTGGCGGTGGTGCAGACCGCCATCGCCGAGCGCCGCGATTTCCGCCAACTCCAGACCGAAGCCAAACGCTTCAGCAGCATCATGAAGCTGATGAAGAGCGGCGCATTTGAATTCCGCACCCTGGATGAGGGGTTGGATCTGGCCGCCTTCCTGGCCTCGCTGTGTCCAGATCCCGACCAGGTGGCCATGGGGCTCTCAGAGCTGCTTATCAATGCGGTCGAACACGGCAATCTGGGCATCACCTACGAAGAGAAGAGCGCGCTCAATCTTCAGGGCGCCTGGATTCAAGAGGTGGAGCGCCGCCTGGATCTGCCGGAACATTGCGAAAAGTCGGTGAGCGTCACCTACGCCATGGATGATGAAGGCGACCTGCACTTCTTCATCGAAGATGAAGGGCATGGATTTGACTGGGAGAAGTATTTGGAGTTCGACCCCAAACGGGCGTTTGACACCCATGGACGCGGCATCGCCATGTCCCGCGCCATGAGCTTCAAGAATCTGATCTATACCGAACCGGGCAACAAGGTGCTGGCCATTGTCGACGGCAAGCACGCCAATCCCGATAGCGACGACGACGCCCAGTAA
- a CDS encoding DUF2924 domain-containing protein: protein MTTEVLRRVAALPEKSTDDLKKMWVDLFRNEPPPYNRTFLIKRLAYRIQELAWGGLSAATVSKLEALAAQEKTMERAPNPVRNDGLPVSGTRLVREWKGVEHHCTVLDDGFEYQGRRFKSLSAIARDITGTRWNGKLFWLGARK from the coding sequence ATGACGACTGAGGTATTGAGACGGGTGGCGGCGCTGCCGGAGAAGTCCACTGACGATTTAAAGAAGATGTGGGTGGATCTGTTTCGGAATGAACCCCCGCCCTACAACCGCACGTTTCTGATCAAGCGCCTGGCCTATCGCATCCAGGAGTTGGCCTGGGGCGGCCTGTCGGCGGCCACGGTCAGCAAACTGGAGGCGCTGGCGGCGCAGGAGAAGACCATGGAGCGCGCGCCCAACCCGGTGCGTAACGACGGCCTGCCGGTTTCCGGCACGCGCCTGGTGCGCGAATGGAAGGGCGTGGAGCACCACTGCACCGTCCTCGATGACGGGTTCGAATATCAAGGACGCCGATTCAAGAGCCTCTCCGCCATCGCGCGGGATATCACCGGCACGCGCTGGAACGGAAAGCTCTTCTGGCTGGGAGCACGCAAATGA
- a CDS encoding metallophosphoesterase, protein MVTLLQLSDCHLFAEADGKLFDSIPALAPLQAVAADLRQSHPDATLGVLTGDLSQDESAASYAHCMAALSGCDLPFLAIPGNHDDVATMQQAFAQGGSIRLFLGELRLAGWRLLLLDSCDPDGDEGGLLGEERLAELDALLSKDPDTPTQIWLHHPPVGTGSAWFEAKILKDGAALLALLEKHKQVKGVVCGHAHEALDTTLPSGARLVSAPSTCVQFLPKTPTLHITAQPPGYRWHRLDDGGVWETGVTWLQQSWSPALRAMGPEPTPPPSA, encoded by the coding sequence ATGGTCACCTTACTGCAACTCTCCGATTGTCATCTGTTCGCCGAGGCCGACGGCAAGCTGTTCGATAGCATCCCCGCACTGGCGCCGTTGCAAGCGGTGGCGGCGGATCTGCGTCAGAGTCACCCCGACGCCACCCTGGGGGTGCTCACCGGCGATCTGTCGCAGGATGAGAGCGCCGCCTCCTACGCCCACTGCATGGCGGCGTTGAGCGGCTGCGATCTGCCGTTTCTGGCCATTCCCGGCAATCACGATGATGTGGCGACCATGCAGCAAGCGTTTGCCCAGGGCGGATCGATTCGGCTGTTCCTGGGTGAACTGCGTTTGGCGGGCTGGCGTCTGCTATTGCTGGATTCGTGCGACCCCGACGGCGACGAGGGCGGGCTGTTGGGCGAAGAGAGACTGGCGGAGTTGGATGCGCTGCTGAGCAAGGATCCCGACACGCCGACGCAGATCTGGTTGCACCACCCGCCGGTGGGCACGGGCAGCGCGTGGTTTGAAGCGAAGATTCTCAAGGATGGCGCGGCGCTGTTGGCGCTACTGGAGAAGCACAAGCAGGTCAAAGGGGTGGTGTGCGGCCACGCCCATGAGGCGCTGGACACCACCCTGCCCAGCGGCGCGCGCCTGGTGAGCGCCCCCTCCACCTGCGTGCAGTTTCTGCCCAAGACCCCCACCCTGCACATCACCGCGCAGCCGCCGGGCTACCGCTGGCACCGGCTGGATGACGGCGGCGTGTGGGAGACCGGCGTTACCTGGCTGCAGCAGTCGTGGAGCCCCGCATTGCGCGCCATGGGTCCTGAGCCCACCCCGCCGCCGTCAGCCTGA
- a CDS encoding MBL fold metallo-hydrolase produces MEHAILHDLPHGLTRVDVDYVRPGLAAGYVMAHNGRGAIIETGTRFSAPRFLDALDRAGVARENVDYIFITHVHLDHAGGAGALLESLPNAKLVVHPRGARHMIDPSKLIAGSIAVYGEEKYFALYGEIVPAPAERVIESADGMQLELAGRPLELLHVEGHAKHHYVVWDDESRGLFTGDAFGISYREFDHDGAAWIYPTTTPVQFDPDAAHAAIDRLADKDPQWLYLTHFDALAYRPEHRDALHAQLQRIVALCRNAPQAPGAERTAHLSEGMRALFLEFLERAGAGGHLDLTTKEALMAPDIVINVQGLEVWMDKLAAAKQ; encoded by the coding sequence ATGGAACACGCCATTCTGCACGATCTCCCCCACGGTCTGACCCGTGTTGACGTCGACTATGTCCGTCCCGGCTTGGCCGCCGGTTATGTCATGGCGCACAACGGCCGCGGCGCCATCATCGAGACCGGCACCCGCTTCTCGGCGCCGCGCTTCCTCGACGCTCTGGATCGCGCCGGGGTGGCGCGGGAGAATGTGGACTATATCTTCATCACCCATGTGCACCTGGACCACGCCGGCGGCGCCGGGGCGCTATTAGAGAGTCTGCCCAACGCCAAGCTGGTGGTCCACCCGCGCGGCGCCCGCCACATGATCGATCCGTCCAAACTCATCGCTGGCTCCATCGCCGTGTATGGCGAAGAGAAATACTTCGCCCTGTATGGCGAGATCGTCCCCGCCCCCGCCGAACGCGTGATTGAGAGCGCCGACGGCATGCAGTTGGAGCTGGCGGGCCGCCCGCTGGAGCTGCTGCATGTGGAGGGCCACGCCAAACACCACTATGTGGTGTGGGACGACGAGTCCCGCGGCCTGTTCACCGGCGACGCCTTCGGCATCTCCTATCGCGAATTCGACCACGACGGCGCCGCCTGGATCTACCCCACCACCACCCCGGTGCAGTTCGACCCCGACGCCGCTCACGCCGCCATCGACCGCTTGGCGGATAAGGATCCCCAGTGGCTCTATCTGACCCACTTCGACGCCCTGGCCTACCGCCCTGAGCATCGCGACGCGCTGCACGCCCAACTGCAACGCATTGTGGCGCTGTGCCGCAACGCCCCGCAAGCCCCCGGCGCGGAGCGCACGGCGCACCTGTCCGAGGGCATGCGCGCGCTGTTTCTGGAGTTTCTGGAGCGGGCGGGCGCAGGCGGACATCTGGACCTGACGACCAAAGAGGCGCTGATGGCCCCGGACATCGTCATCAACGTCCAGGGGCTGGAAGTGTGGATGGACAAATTGGCCGCCGCAAAACAGTAG
- a CDS encoding FAD-dependent oxidoreductase, whose product MMKPIVILGTGLAGYGVAKELRKKGASAPLILITQDDGRFYSKPMLSGALGKGQDADALASASAEKMAQDLDAEVRVHTSVDAIDTAAAEITIGAERIAYASLVLAVGSSPIRPPMQGSGAEDVLSVNNLGDYARFRAALEGTKRVAVIGPGLIGCEFANDLLQIQRDVTLIGPDKWPISALLPEQAGRALQQSMAQAGAQWELETFNGDIEKTADGYRTELKNGHVVEADLILSAVGVRANIGLAKEAGVTVNRGIVTDAQMQTSAPNVYAIGDCAEAHGRNLPFVAPLLLQTKAVAATLTGTPTEVAYPHMPVIIKTTLHPIVTLPPAPGAAGAWQVEGDAEGVLGRFHNEAGEMIGFCVTGNQTAQKSALVKQMAPVGG is encoded by the coding sequence ATGATGAAACCGATTGTGATTCTCGGCACGGGTTTGGCGGGCTACGGCGTGGCCAAGGAGCTGCGCAAAAAGGGCGCGAGCGCGCCGCTGATCTTGATTACCCAGGACGATGGCCGCTTCTACTCCAAGCCGATGCTCTCCGGCGCCCTGGGCAAAGGGCAGGACGCCGATGCGCTGGCGTCGGCCAGCGCCGAGAAGATGGCGCAGGATCTGGACGCCGAGGTGCGTGTCCACACCAGCGTGGACGCCATCGATACCGCAGCGGCGGAGATCACCATCGGCGCTGAGCGGATCGCTTACGCCAGTTTGGTGCTGGCGGTGGGCTCTTCGCCGATCCGTCCGCCCATGCAGGGCAGCGGCGCCGAGGATGTGCTCAGCGTGAATAATCTGGGCGACTACGCCCGTTTCCGCGCAGCGCTGGAAGGGACCAAGCGGGTGGCGGTGATCGGCCCGGGCTTGATCGGTTGTGAGTTCGCCAATGACCTGCTGCAAATCCAGCGGGATGTGACTCTGATCGGTCCGGACAAGTGGCCCATCAGCGCGCTGCTGCCGGAGCAGGCGGGGCGCGCCCTACAACAGAGCATGGCGCAGGCGGGGGCGCAGTGGGAGCTGGAGACCTTCAATGGCGACATCGAAAAAACCGCAGACGGCTACCGCACCGAGCTGAAGAACGGCCATGTGGTGGAGGCGGATCTGATTCTGTCGGCAGTGGGGGTGCGCGCCAATATCGGCCTGGCGAAAGAGGCGGGGGTGACGGTCAATCGCGGCATCGTCACCGATGCGCAGATGCAAACCAGCGCGCCCAACGTTTACGCTATCGGCGACTGCGCCGAAGCCCACGGGCGCAATCTGCCCTTCGTGGCGCCGCTGCTGCTGCAGACCAAGGCGGTGGCGGCGACGTTGACGGGAACCCCAACTGAGGTGGCCTATCCGCACATGCCGGTGATCATCAAAACCACCCTGCACCCCATCGTGACGCTGCCGCCTGCGCCGGGCGCGGCGGGGGCGTGGCAAGTGGAGGGCGACGCAGAGGGCGTGTTGGGCCGCTTCCACAATGAGGCGGGCGAGATGATCGGCTTCTGTGTGACAGGCAATCAAACGGCGCAGAAGTCGGCCCTGGTCAAGCAGATGGCGCCGGTGGGCGGATAA